TTTGACGTGGTGAATATCCATTTGCATAAAAAGCTCCCACAATTGCTCCGCCACTAACACCTGAAATTGCTTCAGGTTCAATATCCATTTCTGTTAATTCCTCTAATATACCCAAATGAGCAATACAACG
This is a stretch of genomic DNA from Bacteroidota bacterium. It encodes these proteins:
- a CDS encoding patatin-like phospholipase family protein, whose amino-acid sequence is MVNKNKIGLALSSGAARCIAHLGILEELTEMDIEPEAISGVSGGAIVGAFYANGYSPRQTLQ